The sequence GAAATCACAATTTATGATCAAGGTGAATTTCTCGACCTCTGCCGTGGGCCACATCTTCCGTCGACAGGTCGGGTGAAAGCATTTAAACTCCTGAGTGTAGCGGGCGCCTACTGGCGTGGGGACTCGAATAATAAAATGCTGCAGCGAATTTATGGCACCTCTTTTCCCAAAAAAGTTCAGTTGGATGAACATCTGCATATTCTGGAGGAAGCGAAGAAACGCGATCATCGCAAGCTTGGCAAAGAGCTGGAATTGTTTATGTTCTCAGAGGAAGCGCCCGGAATGCCCTTTTATCTGCCGAAGGCGATGACCATTCGTAATGAGCTCGAAAACTTTGTGCGTGAATTGCAAAGACAACGGGATTATAGTGAAGTCCGCACACCCCTGATGATGAATAATCGGGTCTGGGAACACTCCGGACATTGGGATCATTATAAAGATAATATGTACTTCACACAGGTAGACGATACGAAATATGCGCTTAAACCTATGAATTGCCCAGGACACATGCTTATTTTCAAAAACACACTGCATTCTTATCGTGAGCTGCCTATCCGCCTATCGGAATTTGGTCAGGTACACCGCCATGAATTTTCCGGCGCTCTAAATGGAATGATGCGTGTGCGTACTTTCTGCCAAGATGATGCCCATCTATTCGTATTGCCTGAGCAGATTGAGGAAGAAATTAGCCGGATCATCGACCTGATTGACTATGTGTATCAAGTATTTGGTTTCGAATACAGGATTGAGTTATCGACTCGGCCGGAGGATTTCATGGGTTCTGAGGAGCAATGGAACCATGCTGAGGAATCTTTACAGAATGTCTTGGATAAACGCGGCATCGAGTATATTGTCAATGCAGGGGATGGCGCCTTCTACGGTCCGAAGATTGACTTTCACATCTTAGATGCGCTTAAGCGGAGTTGGCAGTGTGGAACGATCCAATTGGATTTCCAGATGCCGGAGAAGTTTGATCTCGCTTATGTGGGAGTGGATAGTCTTAAACATCGGCCAGTTGTTATTCATCGCGCTGTGTATGGATCGGTTGACCGGTTCATGGGGATTTTAACCGAGCATTTTGCCGGTGCTTTTCCACTGTGGCTTGCACCCGTACATGCGAAGCTGTTACCTGTCTCCGAGAATAATATCGACTATGCACTGCAAGTGAAGAAATCCTTGGAAGAAGCGGGATTACGGGTCGAAGTGGATATACGGAATGAGAAGCTAGGGTACAAAATTCGTGAAGCCCAGCTGGAAAAAATCCCGTAT comes from Paenibacillus sp. 19GGS1-52 and encodes:
- the thrS gene encoding threonine--tRNA ligase, producing MEINVTVPDGTIRRVLQGTTILEAAGAISTTLKKSAVAGRIDGRSVDLNQSILHDCHLEIVTLDSKEGLEIYRHSTAHIMAQAIKRIYGHGQVKLGIGPVIEDGFYYDIDMEQPLSSDDLVIIEQEMEKVIQENLPFVRRRVDRTEALKTFTELEEPLKLELIHGLPEAAEITIYDQGEFLDLCRGPHLPSTGRVKAFKLLSVAGAYWRGDSNNKMLQRIYGTSFPKKVQLDEHLHILEEAKKRDHRKLGKELELFMFSEEAPGMPFYLPKAMTIRNELENFVRELQRQRDYSEVRTPLMMNNRVWEHSGHWDHYKDNMYFTQVDDTKYALKPMNCPGHMLIFKNTLHSYRELPIRLSEFGQVHRHEFSGALNGMMRVRTFCQDDAHLFVLPEQIEEEISRIIDLIDYVYQVFGFEYRIELSTRPEDFMGSEEQWNHAEESLQNVLDKRGIEYIVNAGDGAFYGPKIDFHILDALKRSWQCGTIQLDFQMPEKFDLAYVGVDSLKHRPVVIHRAVYGSVDRFMGILTEHFAGAFPLWLAPVHAKLLPVSENNIDYALQVKKSLEEAGLRVEVDIRNEKLGYKIREAQLEKIPYMLVIGENEQNSATVSVRKRGIGDLGSTSILEIIAQLKGEIIRKEINH